The sequence below is a genomic window from Corythoichthys intestinalis isolate RoL2023-P3 chromosome 12, ASM3026506v1, whole genome shotgun sequence.
cccaggtgtccaccagcgggttcggggattgccgccacgacaggcaccaaccaccttacggccacagctccgatcggccgcctcaacaatggaggtgcggaacatggtccactcggactcaatgtcccccacctcccccgggacaagggagaagttctgccggaggtgggtgttgaagccctttctgacaggggattctgccagacgttcccagcagaccctcacaatacgtttgggcctgccaggtctgaccagcatcttcccccaccaacggagccaacacaccaccaggtggtgatcagttgacagctccgcccctctcttcacccgagtgtccaaaacatgcggccgcaagtccgatgacacgatcacaaagtcgatcatcgaactgcggcctagggagtcctggtgccaagtgcacatatggacacccttatgtttgaacatggtgttcgttatggacaatcagtgatgagcacagaagtccaataacagaacaccgctcgggttctgatcgggggggccgttcctcccaatcacgcccctccaggtctcactgtcattgcccacgtgagcgttgaagtcccccagcagaacgagggagtccccagaggggggcaCTCTCCAGCACTCATTAACAGTataaaacacctgtccacaacctcagtcagtcacacgccaaactccactatggccaagaccaaagagctgtcgaaggacaccagagacagaattgtagacctgcaccaggctgggaagactgaatctgcaataggtaaaacacttggggtAATGAAACCAActgagggagcaattattagaaaatagaagacaaacaagaccactgatattctccctcgactggggctccatgcaagatcttgactcatggcgtcaaaatgataacaagaacggtgagcaaaaatcccagaaccacacggggggacctagtgaatgaccaacagagagctgggaccacagtaacaaaggctactatcagtaacacaatgcgccgccagggactcaaatcctgcactgccagacgtgtccccctgctgaagccagtacacgtccaggcccgtctgcggttcgctagagagcttttggatgatccagaagaggactgggagaatgtgttatggtcagatgaaaccaaaatagaactttttcgtAAAAAcagaggttctcgtgtttggaggagaaagaatactgaattgcatccgaagaacaccatacccactgtgaagcatgggggtggaaacatcatgctttggggctgtttttctgcaaagggaccaggatgactgatctgtgtaaaggaaaggggccatgtatcgagagattttgagtgaaaatctccttccatcagcaagggcattgaagatgagatgtagttgggtctttcagcatgacaatgatcccaaacacacagccagggcaacaaaggagtggcttcgtaagaagcatttcaaggccctggagtgacctagccagtctctagatctcaacccgatagaaaatctgtggagggagttgaaagtccgttttgcccaacgacaggcccaaaacatcactgctctagaggagatctgcatggaggaatggaccaaaataccagcaacagtgtgtgaaaagcttgtgaagagttacagaaaatgtttagcctccattattgccaacaaaggatataaaacaaagtattgagatgaacttttggtattgaccaaatacttattttccaccatgttttgaaaataaattctttaaaaattaaacaatgtgattttctgtttttttttttttttttccacattctgtctctcgtggttgaggtttacccatgttgacaattacaggcctctctaatattttcaatagggagaacttgcacaattagtggttgactaaatacttatttgccccactgtatctatgaAGTTTCGTATTTTCAAATGAATCTGGACTTCTAAAAGGTTCCTCTCCCCTTAGGTCATCATGTCCTGGGGCGCCCTGTACGCCCAGCTGGGCGGCGTCAACAAACACTCGACCAGCCTTGGCAAAATCTGGCTTTCGGTGCTGTTCATCTTCCGTATCACCATCTTGGTGCTGGCCGCCGAGAGCGTGTGGGGCGACGAGCAGTCCGACTTCACGTGTAACACGCAGCAGCCGGGCTGCAAGAACGTCTGCTACGACCACTTCTTTCCCGTGTCACACATCCGTTTGTGGTGCCTGCAGCTGATCTTCGTGTCCACGCCAGCCCTGTTGGTGGCCATGCACGTGGCCTACCGCAAGCGGGGCGACAAGCGTACCATGCTAGCGTCCAACGGCACCGAAAAACCCAGCGACGTGGACCTGGAGACACTGAAACGGCGGCGGCTACCCATCACGGGCACGCTTTGGTGGACGTACACCTGCAGTCTCTTCTTCCGCTTGGTTTTCGAGGGCGGCTTCATGTACGCACTCTATTTTGTCTACGACGGCTTCCAGATGCCGCGCTTGGTCAAGTGTGAACAGTGGCCCTGTCCTAACAAGGTGGACTGCTTCATCTCACGGCCCACCGAGAAGACAGTCTTCACTATCTTCATGGTGGCATCGTCAGCCATTTGCATGATTCTCAATGTGGCCGAGCTAGGCTACCTGGTGGGCAAGGCGGTCATGCGTTGCGCTAGCCGGCGCCGCAACCGGAGACTGTCTTACAACCGCAACGAAACCGTCATGAGGGACAACGCCGCCCTGCAGAACAAGAAGAACgagctgctgctctctgtgcccTCCTCGGACTCGTCCGTTCGCAAGACCGTGTGCTGAATGAACACACGCAGCCTGGACCTGGATGCTTTTAGAACCCGTACGAGTACGGAAGTCTCAAAACAATCATTTCCGATGCAAGGTTGCCAACCGTGCAAAAGTGTTGGGATACACCTCCAAATCAATTCGTTATTCAGGGCTTGCGAAAAGACGACGCTAGGCTCCAAAAGTTCCTTTTTGCAAGACACCGTCGGTTTGAATTtgtatcgggagccaaaaaatagTATCGATACAACACTAATGTTAGGCCTTAAAAATACGTACATTTCccaaagaaaatattttaccaAAGTGCAAGTTGCATTCCAGCACAAAAATGGTTGTCGTCATTAGTAGTTTCCCCATATGAATGCAATATATTTACATTAAATCCACACATTTTTACACAAATAGCGGACAGCGATGAAAATGGAGGGCTACTAATACTTTATGATGAGGGAACATCatggtaccgtatttttcggaatataaaccgctacttttttctcgtCATTTCTACCCTGCGACTTTTATAAGGAAGTGGCTTgttcatggatttttttttgttttaactagggctgtctaacgattaaattttttaatcgagttaatcacagcttaaaaattgtaattaatcgcaattcaaaccatctctaaaatatgccatatttttctgtaaattattgttggaatggaaaaataagtagtgattgaaattacaccacaaggtgtcaatggcgagttttaaattagagatctagccaagtcaaagtctgagtaagtttgatgtgtattttgcatagttattttgattgggaatgccagttctctttgcgttgagcgcttttctttttgagaacatttttttttttttaaagataggaatattatttttgttgtgctttcactaaatgatagtgTAGCAACTtagctgttctgcccaaatgcatgctgggaagttgtgcaagcatgactgtcagtagtggctgcaaataatATACAATATGGTCTGCGTTGTGttaaattaagcgtgttaagaaaaagatagtctcccgctccgcccaaatgcatgctgggaagttGCGCAACCATGACTGATAGTAGCGACTGCAaatagtatacagtatattctgcg
It includes:
- the gjb8 gene encoding gap junction protein beta 8, with translation MSWGALYAQLGGVNKHSTSLGKIWLSVLFIFRITILVLAAESVWGDEQSDFTCNTQQPGCKNVCYDHFFPVSHIRLWCLQLIFVSTPALLVAMHVAYRKRGDKRTMLASNGTEKPSDVDLETLKRRRLPITGTLWWTYTCSLFFRLVFEGGFMYALYFVYDGFQMPRLVKCEQWPCPNKVDCFISRPTEKTVFTIFMVASSAICMILNVAELGYLVGKAVMRCASRRRNRRLSYNRNETVMRDNAALQNKKNELLLSVPSSDSSVRKTVC